The nucleotide window ATAATCCACAACACAAAAGTGCCATTGAGCTGATCCAGGAAGGTATTTCAGTGTACTGTCCCCACACTGCAGTGGATGCTGCTAAGGGAGGTGTCAATGACTGGCTAGCCTACGGTTTGACCGGGGAAAACCGCCAATTGATTCAATCCAATGACACTATCGAACCGGTTAAGAGTGATTTAGTAAATGGTGAAGCCAAGAATGAGGTCGGCTACGGCCGTTTGGTCAAACTGAATAAGAGCTTGAGCTTGGAGCAAATTGTTCAGAAtgtgaagaaaagcttGGGTATCGAGCATGTACAAATTGCATCACCACTAGCACAGATCTCAAAACATTCCATCAAGACCATTGCACTTTGCGCAGGTAGCGGATCAGGCGTTTTCAAGTCACTGAAAGAAGATGTAGATCTTTACTACACAGGTGAATTGTCTCACCACGAGGTTTTGAAGTATAAGGAAATGGGTAAAGCTGTGATTATCTGTAATCATTCCAACACCGAACGCGGCTACTTGCGAGACGAGATGAGTAAACTATTGTCAAGTGACGGTATTAATTGCATAGTCAGTGAGACCGATGCTGATCCTTTAAGAGTTGTTTAGCTGGAAATTTCTTTAGCTTATATAGGCGCGATCATCAAATAACAAAAGCTTATAACGATCAACCACTGTCTTCAGCCAGCGCAGCAAGACAATGGATCCATACAGCCTGAAGAGAGACAATAGAAAGAAGTTCCAGGATAAACAGCGCCTGAAACATCGCCATGCGACCCCAAGTGATCGAAAGTACAGGACTTTGAACCA belongs to Torulaspora delbrueckii CBS 1146 chromosome 4, complete genome and includes:
- the NIF3 gene encoding uncharacterized protein (similar to Saccharomyces cerevisiae NIF3 (YGL221C); ancestral locus Anc_3.531); the protein is MSRALSRTQLQSIIKVITKHFPASYADSAWDNTGLLIDCSVDEGGSSSARVTYPLVLLTVDLTYSVAQEAIEKGCSAILAYHPFIFPSWKNLSPTHNPQHKSAIELIQEGISVYCPHTAVDAAKGGVNDWLAYGLTGENRQLIQSNDTIEPVKSDLVNGEAKNEVGYGRLVKLNKSLSLEQIVQNVKKSLGIEHVQIASPLAQISKHSIKTIALCAGSGSGVFKSLKEDVDLYYTGELSHHEVLKYKEMGKAVIICNHSNTERGYLRDEMSKLLSSDGINCIVSETDADPLRVV